In Myxococcota bacterium, a single genomic region encodes these proteins:
- a CDS encoding Zn-dependent alcohol dehydrogenase yields MRAAVLRGYNQPVAIEDVDIASPGPREIKVRTHACGVCHSDLHVLEGSLPAPPPLVLGHEPAGVVEEVGSDVSYVQPGDHVIACLSAFCGTCDFCLSGRLNLCGGEATARKPEEPPRLSQNGEVVHQFAHLSGFAEQMLLHENAVVKIREDMPLEQAALIGCGVTTGVGAALNTANIAPGSSVAVIGLGGVGLSALQGARIAGAGRLIAIDTVPWKLDLARKLGASDVINAKEADAVMGVHELTGGGVETSFECIGTAPTIQQSVAMLQKGGTAVMVGVQPIGQTVELMGLDIVIQGKTIVGSMMGDNRFRIDMPRYCDFYLDGRLRLDEMISARIGLDDLNDAFEKMKSGEVARSVVTFAS; encoded by the coding sequence ATGCGCGCAGCCGTTCTCCGCGGCTACAACCAGCCTGTTGCCATCGAAGACGTCGACATCGCGAGCCCGGGCCCGCGCGAGATCAAGGTGCGGACCCACGCCTGCGGCGTCTGCCATAGCGATCTGCACGTCCTCGAGGGCTCGCTGCCCGCGCCGCCCCCGCTGGTGCTCGGCCACGAGCCGGCCGGCGTCGTCGAAGAAGTGGGCAGCGACGTGAGCTACGTGCAGCCCGGCGATCACGTGATCGCCTGCCTGTCGGCCTTCTGCGGCACCTGCGATTTCTGCCTCTCGGGCCGGCTGAACCTGTGCGGTGGGGAGGCGACGGCGCGCAAGCCCGAGGAGCCCCCGCGGCTCTCGCAGAACGGCGAGGTCGTCCACCAGTTCGCGCATCTCTCGGGGTTCGCCGAGCAGATGCTGCTCCACGAGAACGCGGTGGTGAAGATCCGCGAGGACATGCCGCTCGAGCAGGCCGCGCTGATCGGCTGCGGTGTCACCACCGGCGTTGGCGCGGCGCTCAACACCGCGAACATCGCGCCGGGCAGCAGCGTCGCCGTGATCGGTCTCGGAGGCGTCGGCCTGTCGGCGCTGCAGGGCGCGCGCATCGCCGGCGCCGGTCGCCTGATCGCGATCGACACGGTTCCCTGGAAGCTCGACCTGGCCCGAAAGCTCGGTGCCAGCGACGTCATCAACGCCAAGGAGGCCGACGCGGTGATGGGCGTGCACGAGCTCACCGGTGGCGGCGTCGAGACGAGCTTCGAGTGCATCGGCACTGCGCCGACGATCCAGCAGTCGGTCGCGATGCTCCAGAAGGGTGGCACCGCCGTCATGGTCGGCGTGCAGCCGATCGGCCAGACCGTCGAGCTCATGGGCCTCGACATCGTGATCCAGGGCAAGACGATCGTGGGCTCGATGATGGGCGACAACCGCTTCCGCATCGACATGCCGCGCTATTGCGACTTCTATCTGGACGGTCGCCTGCGCCTCGACGAGATGATCTCGGCGCGCATCGGCCTCGACGACCTGAACGACGCTTTCGAGAAGATGAAGTCCGGGGAGGTGGCGCGCTCGGTCGTCACCTTCGCCTCCTGA
- a CDS encoding enoyl-CoA hydratase yields MSEEVITCEIADGVATVTLNRPAAANAIDLALGQGLMHAAIQVDEDPSVRAVLLTGAGKMFCAGGDLKSFASQGDKVPALLKELTTYLHAATSRFARMDAPLIVAVNGMAAGAGFSIAVSGDLVLAAESAKFTMAYTGAGLSPDGSSSFFLPRLIGLRRTQELMITNRRLSAAEALDWGLVTQVVPDDELAEKAGALARQIAQGPTRAYGVVKQLLASSTQESLETQMELESRGIASMAGSPDGREGIAAFVEKRAPKFSGA; encoded by the coding sequence ATGTCCGAAGAAGTCATTACCTGTGAGATTGCGGACGGTGTCGCCACCGTCACGCTGAACCGTCCCGCGGCCGCCAACGCGATCGACCTCGCGCTGGGCCAGGGTCTGATGCACGCGGCGATCCAGGTCGACGAAGATCCCTCGGTGCGGGCCGTGCTGCTGACGGGCGCCGGCAAGATGTTCTGCGCCGGTGGCGATCTGAAGTCCTTCGCCTCCCAGGGCGACAAGGTGCCCGCGCTCCTGAAGGAGCTAACCACCTACCTGCACGCCGCCACATCGCGTTTCGCCCGGATGGACGCGCCGCTCATCGTCGCGGTGAACGGGATGGCGGCCGGGGCCGGCTTCAGCATCGCCGTGTCCGGGGATCTCGTACTCGCCGCCGAGTCGGCGAAGTTCACGATGGCCTACACCGGCGCGGGGCTCTCGCCCGATGGCAGCTCGAGCTTCTTCCTGCCGCGGCTGATCGGGCTGCGCCGGACCCAGGAGCTGATGATCACGAACCGTCGCCTGTCGGCTGCCGAGGCCCTCGACTGGGGTCTGGTGACCCAGGTCGTGCCCGACGACGAGCTGGCCGAGAAGGCGGGCGCGCTCGCACGGCAGATCGCCCAGGGACCCACACGCGCCTATGGCGTCGTGAAGCAGCTGCTGGCGTCGAGCACCCAGGAGTCCCTCGAGACCCAGATGGAGCTCGAGTCGCGCGGCATCGCGTCGATGGCGGGGAGCCCCGACGGGCGTGAGGGCATCGCCGCCTTCGTGGAGAAGCGGGCGCCGAAGTTCTCGGGCGCCTAG
- a CDS encoding LysR family transcriptional regulator produces the protein MANVQQMVLFAKVVEAGSFAAAAKALGQTRAAVSKQIASLEERIGAQLLNRTTRSMHLTEIGAEFYARCARIAEEAAEAERAVASLQGAPRGRLRLRAPLTFGRRYLTPLVTPFLERHPEITIDLVLDDEPVDLAQEGFDLAIRIAARGDSSLTSHFLADSPHVVCGTPGYFETAGVPTAPEHLREHRCLLYSSLPTPRLWRFQNGRSVRVTGAFQVNHGEALRRAVLDGAGLAYLPRFIVGEDLDSGALHSVLDDWSWSSQKVYAVVPRHRNLTPKVRAFLEALEQYFHPTAPWERDAA, from the coding sequence GTGGCCAACGTCCAACAGATGGTGCTCTTCGCGAAGGTGGTCGAGGCGGGCAGCTTCGCGGCTGCCGCAAAGGCCCTGGGGCAGACCCGCGCCGCCGTGAGCAAGCAGATCGCGAGCCTCGAGGAGCGGATCGGGGCCCAGCTGCTCAACCGCACCACCCGTTCGATGCACCTCACCGAGATCGGCGCCGAGTTCTACGCGCGCTGCGCCCGGATCGCCGAAGAGGCCGCGGAGGCCGAGCGGGCCGTCGCCAGCCTGCAGGGCGCGCCGCGCGGCCGGCTGCGTCTGCGGGCCCCGCTCACTTTTGGACGGCGCTACCTGACGCCGTTGGTCACACCCTTCCTCGAGCGGCATCCGGAAATCACCATCGATCTCGTCCTCGACGACGAACCCGTCGACCTGGCCCAGGAAGGCTTCGATCTGGCGATTCGTATCGCCGCGCGCGGCGACTCGTCGCTCACCTCCCACTTCCTCGCCGACAGCCCCCACGTGGTGTGCGGGACCCCCGGCTACTTCGAAACCGCCGGCGTCCCGACCGCGCCCGAACATCTGCGCGAGCACCGCTGCCTGCTCTACAGCTCGCTGCCCACGCCGCGCCTCTGGCGATTCCAGAACGGACGGTCGGTGCGCGTGACGGGTGCCTTCCAGGTGAATCACGGGGAGGCGTTGCGGCGCGCCGTGCTCGACGGCGCGGGGCTGGCCTACCTGCCGCGCTTCATCGTGGGCGAGGATCTCGACAGCGGGGCGCTGCATTCGGTCCTCGACGACTGGTCCTGGTCGTCCCAGAAGGTCTACGCGGTGGTGCCGCGGCATCGGAACCTGACGCCGAAGGTGCGGGCCTTCCTCGAAGCGTTGGAGCAGTACTTCCATCCGACGGCGCCGTGGGAGCGCGACGCCGCATGA
- the ilvA gene encoding threonine ammonia-lyase, biosynthetic encodes MKPEADLVERILRARVYDVAIETPLDPAPRLSERLGTRVCIKREDLQPVFSFKVRGAYNRIAALPRDAAERGIFASSAGNHAQGVALAAARLGYPATIVMPRTTPEIKVSAVAAYGVEVVLHGDSVEEARDEAARRQAEADGVFVHPYDDLEVIAGQGTIGVEILRQHPEPIEAIFVPVGGGGLLAGILHYVKFLRPETAVVAVEPEDAASLKVALDAGRPVPLDHVGLFADGTAVRQIGDLPFELVRDRVDGVVTASVDEMSAAILDLFEETRVLAEPSGALALAGMKKWVAEKGGERSGALVAIQSGANINFHRLRHISERAQLGEDREAIFAVTIPERPGSFRALCSALGERSVTEFNYRYADDDEAHVFVGVELREGTEDRHDLAETLRGAGYAVQDMTHNELAVLHTRHMVGGRVRALADERLLRFEFPERPGALGRFLSLMSPSWNLTLFHYRNHGAAHGRVLAGIQVPSHDGEAFARYLGELGYPWVEETENEAYRLFLR; translated from the coding sequence ATGAAACCCGAAGCCGATCTCGTCGAGCGCATCCTGCGCGCCCGCGTCTACGACGTCGCCATCGAGACCCCCCTCGATCCGGCACCGCGGCTCTCCGAACGCCTCGGCACGCGGGTGTGCATCAAACGCGAAGACCTGCAGCCCGTGTTCTCGTTCAAGGTGCGCGGCGCCTACAACCGGATCGCGGCGCTGCCGCGCGACGCGGCCGAGCGTGGCATCTTCGCTTCGTCGGCGGGAAATCACGCCCAGGGCGTCGCGTTGGCGGCGGCGCGGCTCGGCTACCCCGCCACGATCGTGATGCCGCGCACGACGCCCGAGATCAAGGTCTCCGCCGTCGCGGCCTACGGTGTCGAGGTCGTTCTCCACGGGGACAGCGTGGAAGAGGCCCGCGACGAAGCCGCACGGCGCCAGGCGGAAGCCGACGGCGTGTTCGTGCATCCCTACGACGACCTCGAGGTCATCGCCGGCCAGGGCACGATCGGCGTCGAGATCCTGCGCCAGCACCCGGAGCCGATCGAGGCGATCTTCGTGCCGGTCGGAGGCGGCGGACTCCTGGCCGGGATCCTCCACTACGTGAAGTTCCTGCGGCCCGAGACCGCGGTGGTGGCGGTGGAGCCCGAGGATGCGGCCAGCCTGAAGGTCGCGCTCGATGCCGGGCGCCCGGTTCCTCTCGATCACGTGGGCCTCTTCGCCGATGGCACGGCGGTCCGACAGATCGGCGATCTGCCCTTCGAGCTCGTCCGCGATCGGGTCGACGGCGTCGTCACCGCGAGCGTCGACGAGATGAGCGCTGCGATCCTGGACCTCTTCGAAGAGACCCGCGTGCTCGCCGAGCCTTCGGGCGCTCTCGCGCTGGCGGGCATGAAGAAGTGGGTGGCCGAGAAGGGCGGGGAGCGGTCGGGGGCCCTCGTCGCGATCCAGAGCGGCGCCAACATCAACTTCCATCGGTTGCGTCACATCTCGGAGCGCGCCCAGCTGGGGGAGGACCGCGAGGCCATCTTCGCGGTCACGATTCCCGAGCGCCCCGGCAGCTTCCGCGCCCTGTGCAGCGCCCTCGGCGAGCGCTCGGTCACCGAGTTCAACTACCGCTACGCCGATGACGACGAGGCCCACGTCTTCGTCGGGGTCGAGCTGCGCGAGGGCACCGAGGACCGCCACGATCTCGCCGAAACCCTGCGCGGCGCGGGCTACGCCGTGCAGGACATGACCCACAACGAGCTCGCCGTCTTGCATACCCGCCACATGGTGGGGGGGCGGGTGCGCGCCCTCGCCGACGAGCGTCTGCTGCGCTTCGAGTTCCCCGAGCGACCGGGCGCGTTGGGGCGCTTCCTGTCGCTGATGTCGCCGAGCTGGAACCTGACCCTCTTCCACTACCGCAACCACGGCGCCGCCCACGGGCGCGTCCTGGCCGGGATCCAGGTCCCTTCGCACGATGGCGAGGCCTTCGCACGCTACCTGGGCGAGCTGGGGTATCCCTGGGTGGAAGAGACCGAGAACGAGGCCTACCGGCTCTTCCTGCGCTAG
- a CDS encoding acyl-CoA synthetase, translating to MIWNLGDLLDGVAKALPADSPAIVHGDVRFGWAEFDRRSNNLAQGLRERGAQPDDKVAFYLRNRAEYLVVLAACMKARLVHVNVNYRYLADELHYILDNSDARFVVFGDEFVDRLGELVPRLPKVASFLQVGGATADFAEPLEPLCEKGSGEALDIERSPDDLLFIYTGGTTGMPKGVMWRSEDLWGALGAGGNHPANRGEKPASPQAHFDAVRAHGRGPIQIPACPLMHGTGLLTAINNLVGGGCCVTLEQPNFDAEELFDTVERQRAESLVIVGDAFARPMWNALEAHPGRWDLASLRVVMSSGVMWSQEVKQGLLGHLPQLMLADLFGSSEAVGFGSSVTSAKGGTKTAKFTIGDDCRVFTEDHRPVEPGSGERGFIARRGPIPLGYYKDPEKTAKTFPTIDGVRYSVPGDWCTVEADGTLTLLGRGSVCINTAGEKVYPEEVEEALKTHDAVEDALVVGIPDPKWGQAVTGVVSLRPGEAFDEAALREHVRTKLAGYKTPKRVFAVPEMFRAPNGKADYKRATAFARDALGA from the coding sequence ATGATCTGGAATCTGGGCGACCTGCTCGACGGGGTGGCCAAGGCGCTGCCGGCGGACAGCCCGGCGATCGTTCACGGCGACGTGCGCTTCGGCTGGGCCGAGTTCGATCGTCGCTCCAACAACCTCGCCCAGGGGCTGCGCGAGCGCGGTGCACAGCCCGACGACAAGGTCGCCTTCTATCTGCGCAATCGCGCGGAGTACCTCGTGGTGCTCGCGGCCTGCATGAAGGCGCGGCTGGTCCACGTGAACGTGAACTACCGCTACCTCGCCGACGAGCTCCACTACATCCTCGACAACTCGGACGCGCGCTTCGTGGTATTCGGCGACGAGTTCGTGGACCGACTCGGGGAGCTGGTTCCCCGTCTGCCGAAGGTCGCCTCCTTCCTCCAGGTGGGCGGCGCGACGGCCGACTTCGCCGAACCGCTGGAGCCGCTCTGCGAAAAGGGCTCGGGCGAGGCCCTCGACATCGAGCGTTCGCCCGACGACCTGCTCTTCATCTACACGGGCGGCACCACCGGCATGCCGAAGGGCGTGATGTGGCGTTCGGAGGATCTCTGGGGCGCGCTCGGCGCAGGGGGGAACCATCCGGCGAATCGCGGCGAGAAGCCGGCGAGTCCGCAGGCCCACTTCGACGCGGTGCGCGCTCATGGCCGCGGCCCGATCCAGATCCCCGCCTGCCCGCTGATGCACGGGACGGGGCTGCTCACCGCGATCAACAACCTGGTCGGGGGCGGCTGTTGCGTCACCCTCGAGCAGCCGAACTTCGACGCCGAAGAGCTCTTCGACACCGTCGAGCGGCAGCGCGCCGAGTCGCTGGTGATCGTGGGCGACGCCTTTGCGCGTCCGATGTGGAACGCGCTCGAAGCCCACCCGGGTCGCTGGGATCTCGCTTCACTGCGGGTCGTGATGTCGTCGGGGGTGATGTGGAGCCAGGAGGTCAAGCAGGGCCTGCTGGGGCATCTCCCCCAGCTCATGCTCGCGGACCTCTTCGGTTCGTCGGAGGCCGTCGGATTCGGGTCATCGGTGACGTCCGCGAAGGGCGGCACGAAGACCGCGAAGTTCACGATCGGCGACGACTGCCGGGTCTTCACCGAAGACCACCGACCCGTCGAGCCGGGCAGCGGCGAGCGCGGCTTCATCGCCCGCCGCGGTCCGATTCCCCTCGGCTACTACAAGGACCCGGAGAAGACGGCGAAGACCTTCCCGACGATCGATGGCGTCCGCTACTCGGTCCCCGGGGATTGGTGCACCGTCGAGGCCGACGGGACCCTCACGCTGTTGGGGCGCGGCAGCGTGTGCATCAACACCGCCGGCGAGAAGGTCTATCCGGAAGAGGTCGAGGAAGCCCTGAAGACCCACGACGCGGTCGAGGACGCGCTGGTCGTCGGCATTCCCGACCCGAAGTGGGGCCAGGCGGTGACGGGCGTGGTGTCGCTGCGCCCGGGCGAGGCGTTCGACGAGGCCGCGCTGCGCGAGCACGTCCGCACGAAGCTCGCGGGCTACAAGACGCCGAAGCGCGTCTTCGCCGTCCCCGAGATGTTCCGCGCCCCCAACGGCAAGGCCGACTACAAGCGGGCCACGGCGTTCGCCCGGGACGCGCTCGGCGCCTAG